A window of Aricia agestis chromosome 10, ilAriAges1.1, whole genome shotgun sequence genomic DNA:
CGTAAAGATCTTAAAATTTAAACCAATTAAATATTGTCGAAAGTGTTGCAACGCTCGGACTACAGCTAGCGTCTCCAGCTCGTAAGAGTGGTATCTGCTTTCTGCTCCCTGTGTAAGTTTACTGAAGTATGCAACAACTTTCTTTTTATTCTCGCAGTCTACTTGCATTAAAACCGCGCCGTACCCTACACTACTGGCGTCAGTGTGGAGTTCCGTCGATAACTTTGGATCGAAGATCGCAAGAATCGGTTCACTTGTGAGGGCTTTAACTATCTCGCAACGGGCATTCTCTTGAGCCTCACCCCAATGGAACTTGACATCCTTTTTAGTTAAATGAGCGATACATGCGGTCTTCGATGCATAGTTCCGGATGTACCGTCTGAAGTACCCCGCTAGACCGAGGAACTGTCGAACTTGCTTGACAGTTTCAGGGATCGGAGCATTAACTAAAGCATTTATCTTACGAGGGCTCGGCTTTACCTGACCCCGACCTACAACTCGTCCCAAGTATTCGATTTCCTCAGTTAGAAACGAACACTTGCGAAGATTTATAGAAAATCCCGCTCTCGTTAATGTTAACAATACTTCACGCAACAATCGTATACCGGCTTCCACAGAATCACTTAAAACTAAAACATCATCCACGTAAACGATAACATTGCCCGCATCGATGTGTTTGCGTAAAGTACCATTAATAATTCGTTGGTAAACAATAGGGGAATTCGTCAGGCCATAAGGCATCTTAAGGTACTCATAATGACCTTCTGGCGTGACGAATCCTGTCATGTGAATAGACGACTCATCCAAGGGGATCTGATGGAAGCCTGATGCCATGTCTAAACTACTGAAAAATTTACAACTTCCAAGCCGATCGATGCAGTCGTCTATTAAAGGCAGAGGGTACCTTTCTTTAACAGTTACCCGGTTCAAAGCTCGAAAATCGACGCACATACGATCACTTCCATCTTTCTtcttaactaggataattgggCTCGAGTACGTCGATTCTGACTCCCTAATTATTCGCTTTTCCAGTAAGTCATTTATTATCTCTCgcacttttaatttttcatgaTACGACAGTTTATAAGGATGATAAACGATAGGAgtttcatcagtaagtcgaatACGCATAGTACCAGTTTTAACAGTAGTAGTCGCGGTGCcggtaataaaaaaatccttgAACTCGTCAATAACAATCTTTAAGTCACGTAAATGGCTCCCGGTTAAAGGCGTATTAATATCACTATGCCTAGTCGTCGTTACTGACGAAATTGTTTTTAATGAATGTGTAAGATACTGACGGTCTCGGGTACGTACGAAAATAATTCCCTCCCTGTTTAGCACATCGGTGCCAATTATAATGGGCGCATTCATACAAGATGCTGGAACAACTAAAAGATCTACCTCAACGCTTATGTCACAAAATTCTATAGTTAGCGTAACATAAGACGTAACAATTATTTCACTCTCACTGATTCCCTTAATGCATAAGTAAGTAGGCTTAAGACAACAAGAAAAATACTTGAGGTAGTTCGCTGAAATTAAAGACACGTCTAAGGCGCCGCTATCGATAAGGACGTCTATAGCTATACCTTGCACTACTGCGGACGTAATATCACTATTTCGGTCAAGTGTACTAGGCTTACACAAATTAACTTTTCGAGAATCAGTCCGGGCTTTGGCAAAACAATTTTCCTCCGAGTGTCCTAGCTTTTTGCAGAAGGCACAGGGTTTATTTTTATCGTTAGGTAATTTGTTATTTTCAGGGCAATCAAAAGCTTTATGGCCGCGCTTGTTACATTTAAAACACGTATGACTAATCGGTTCAAACGCAGGCCGTTTATTGTTTCGATTTGAACTATTGAAATTTTTGTGTTTTAACAACTTATTCGGCGGCGGCTTACTGTGAATTGACAAAAAGGAAACTATATCCGTAGTTGCAAGGTTTGCGTTTGCTGCTGCGACACGCACCTGGGGGTCAGTAATACCCCTTATAATAATCTGTACTATGAGCTCCTCACTGAGACCTTTTACTATTCGTAGACGCAAAAGAGTCCGTCGTGCATATTCCGCGTAGGTAAGGTACTTATCGGACGTAGTTTGCATGGTATCAAATAGTATAGACGCATAATCTAACCGTTTGGGACACAAGGACTTAAAGTCATTTTTGAAATTTGACCACGACCTGTCGTTCGTTGACCATTCGTTTAACCATGCTTTTGCGTCGCCTTTTAGAAAACCCGACACGCGAGACAGACATTCTTTATCGTCCCAATGATTAAGCAACATCGCACGGTCTACCTCCTCGAACCAGACTTCGATGTCATGTAGGGCCGGGTCAAAATTAGACACGTAATAGCTTTGCGGTTTAGTCGTTACGATCTTATTGAGGGCATCAACAAAATTCTTTGTCGAATCCATTTCAGAAACAGAAACAGACGTCTTGGAATTATCGTTACACACATTCGAAACGGGGGTAGTAGAAGAAAAGTTTTTGTCTTCTAAGTTACTTAAACGGGTTAAAATACTACTCAAAGTTTCGTGCAAACCGTTATCTCTGCTTCGTTCTGATTCACGCGGGGATCGAGACCGACCGCGACTGATACGCACAAGAGGACCCGAACGAGAACGCGATCGCGATGTTGTTTGCCTCGGGCTGCGATACCGTTTGCGAGAACGTTGATATTTCGGGCGACACGAACGTACATTATCATTAGGCACTGTTATAGACCGAGACCGAGACCGCGACCGTCTCGGCGGCGTCCCACTGTTCCTAGCGCGCGGCATTGTTACAATATGCGACTGCACTAAACCAGCTCTTTAATTACAAACggattacaaaaatgaagtcaGGATGAAGCTAGGTTCAGATCCCACTTCTGATTTTAGGAACCAGAAGCgggtttgattaaaaaaaatacaatgcaaGCCGATTAACGgcctttatttaaaattataacaatttaaaataacaaaactaaatgaataTCACTTTATAgctagaaaaaaatacaaaaaacaactTTACACAAATTACAAAGAGCTGATTTAGTAATATTAGCAATCACAAGACAAAAATTACACTTCTAACAATTATTTGAAAGCACAAAGAAAATAATTAGGAAAGATCTCACCAAGCAGGGTAGCACCTTACGGTCCCAAGTCCAAGAGCGAAATGGCCCGCAACTCACAACCGACCGGTTTATATACCCATCGTGGTGGGATGTTGCCttacaaaaaaagtaataattaacttatcaactaataatatatatatatatatatatatatatatatatatatatatatatatatatatatatatatatatatatgtatatatatatatatatatatatatatatatatatatatatatatatatatatatatatatatatatatatatatatatatatatatatatatatatatatataagatatagataaTGAGACACATCTATGGGTTTCTCAAACAAAACTAAATGTTCAAGAACAACGTAACAcaaattttctttttgttttcaaATTGTACTGTCCGGACTGTAAAATAGTACCTGAACCTATTTTAATTACACTgtgcacaaaatattatgtaaagcacAATAAGTACGTGGACTGTGTCATGGCATTCATTGCTgtgaatatacagtgtgtaacaaaactaagtgataatactttagggtgtgtacgtgttccttgtagagagttcactgtgaaagtagcagcgctgaaagaccaattttttcacttttgtatgggaaaaggcccgagcatcacgattttcttcatacaaaagtaaaaaaaaaaattggtctttcagcgttgctactttcacagtgaactctctacagggaacacatacCTACACATCCTAAAATATTCTCACTTAGTTTTGCTACATTCCGTATATCCAGAAAATTAATAATGTGGTTCATTTAGAAACAAAAATAACCGtattcttataaaaaatatattgattatGTATACGGTAACAAGTAGTTGTAGAGCAGAAACCTAGACTGTAATTAGTCGGTGTTGCGTTACAATACTGTGTCTAAGagtctagaccaggggtcaccaaatggcggaccgcggtccgcatccggaccgccgacccattgtgtgcggaccaagcagttcttctttaaaaaaatatttcagtatcgacatactgatgaacttgtagcaataaaaatagtcacttttctcattgatacaaaataaacctttgtaatttctgtaattacatttgtttaataaatataatttttttaatgtgtggaccacgaaagtcatatttttaatttttaaaacagaCCCCaaacgaaactaattggtgacccctggtctagaccaaggattcccaatctttttcagcttgCGGCGCAGAACTACACGtcgcaatattttgtcacggcgcgcgGCGCCCTACTCCACCTAGCTATttcaaaaagatacataaagaaacacctttaatgattataattaggCTAAGCACTAAGCAGGTCAATGataattaacaaatatttaataatctatCTGCTGATgctgatggaggatcgactcacggcgcccctcttgcctttccacgctGCACCAGGCGCCGCGGCACACACTTTGGAAACCCCTGGTCTAGATTTAAAACGTGTATAAATTATAGTAGACAAAAAAAGTTTCACTTTAATTATACTGTGAAGATAATACACTTctcgatttttattattaaaaatggctaattttgttttaataatgcTGCTATTTTTTTCTCTTCTCGCTAATCTCATcagcgaaaaaaaaaaatgtaaaaagaaaaactCCATATTTTAGTaatctacaaaaatatttttttacgttaaATTCTAATCAGAGAAGATTGATAATATTGAACATTACACTAATTCTTTACTAAATATATCAGCAGTATTTTTGTATcgtcttttataataataattattgtaatattgacAATATTTCACGTgggctatataatataaaaaagtgaaataaaaatttatattaatacaaatgaattaagtttttactttttttagtctcgctaaaacttgagAAAGGCTGAATCGATTTGCCAAATTTGTGAGAGTTGTGTGACATAAAATTCTCGGGTCATAACATAATTAATGTAAGTTTGTGAGGACTcccgtcgtcacaccttgactgactgacacatctacatataaaaaaccttgactgacttaTGATGACacatatctacatattataaatgaaaattaccATGTTAAGCTCAAATCAATagtcgtgatagtttttccgtaaagtgtaccacaaaattttCAGGTTGTGGGGTATACTAggactcgcttcgctcgccctgataatattttagatacTAACGTTTTTCCGTCTATTAACTCACTCACTTACTCACTCTTTAACttttgaactgattttgctgaatttggtTTGGGGAtacgagtcccgggaaaggacataagatactttttatcccggaaaaatgtatggtttctgtgcgataaacgaattttggcgcgacggagttgcgggtgtcatcaatacggatatacgaattttgacgcaacaaagttgcggacAATATGACGTTCCATCTAGgatgaaggttttttttttttaaatgaaataagggggcaaacgagcaaacgggtcacctgatggaaagcaacttccgtcgcccatggacactcgcagcatcagaagagctgcaggtgcgttgccgtcctttgaagagggaatagggtaataggggagggtagggatgggaagggaagggaataggggagggtaggaaagggaatagggtaggggattgggcctccggtaaaaaaGGAAGAAGGTGAAAGCAAAATATatcaccaataataataattaaagcaaaatataataatattattattccatCCTAAAAAATTGTACCTTCAATGAAAAATTACAATCGCATACTGATTTTGAGGTAAACTGTAAACCCATTTTTAATATGAAGAGGAGTCTACAAAAGCTCTATGTAGTCTTTACGATATGCACACAGATGGCGCTGTAACGTTTCCGAGCTTTTTTTCcgagattaattattattatagttggtAGGTCAGTAGGTGTGGTACTTGTTACCTTGatgttaatattaaaaaaaaatgttaatagtATGGTTATTTTTTATGCTAATATGACAAAAACCAAATGTTGTGTACTCTTAATAGAGAGTACTAAAATATTTAGAAGGAACTGAATGTCTATTTTTTAGACTATTTTATATTCACGTTTAAAACGAACTGGTAATGGTGAAAATATTTAGTAACTTATAATTCATAAATCAATAAAACGAAGAaaacaatacattttaaaactagATTTCCGTGTCATTTCGTAGTTATAGTTTATCTACTCGCCGCTAGATGGCGCTCTGTGTAGCGATATTTGAGCAAAGTTCTCCGACTCCCAAAAACCTCATGTACTTAGTAAAACGGGTACGTTTCACAAAGTACAGCCGAAAAAAAAGTCACCTTAcacaatttaatttcatttagtATTTATTTGAATTGTACTGTttgcaaatttaaaattaaaatggcatACATTGTATcttatatttaatttgataaaaagtaacaataactattataacagaaaaacttacatttataataataataataataataataacttttatttcggatcacaacaaaaatccatagtgttagtaaataatataattgagactTAAACTATGTTAGTACACCACATTATCAAATAACAATAGCAACAATTTGTGTATTAGGAATGGTGAGGCGTTGGAACTTTTAATGAGCCTATtcctatataaaaataatataaaaataattaagtactttagatacaaaaaaaaaaaaacattttgactTGACCCACTTCACACTCCTGAAAGTAAGTAGGTAATAGTTTGTAATGCATAATCTActaaatggacgctgttaagaggatacaccaggggctagaaaaatgaataaaaagtacatgtaatatctatagctgtctcccttacctcaagcctataccgcagaccgcgatagagacaactgcagaaaatccagaaaatcaacgattcgttgtcccctgattccttctccaaaacttaaccgattttagtacttttttcactaaagattaaagagaggcttgagctatgttcctatgttttgcttttttttgtataatctagccaaatctgttttctagacgtttgaacacagcggaaaatctggcaatttttttgggtttttgaacgttcatatcttatttaataattaaattatgaaaaaaaagaaaacatagggacattgtattagtggccgtagatattcaggaaaaaaattataactttactagcattatccagggaggaaacaggggacaacgtttgtatggaaaaaagggcggtgtggactcctcttaagcattcgtgtactaacccacataaaaattacgtattcagttatgaatgcagttatgttctttagacgatttagaacaagactgcattgaAAAtttatgcttaacagcgaccaaataatattatcatatttttgtcCACACGTCATTTTCGTCCTTGTAGTAGCTAGTAAATAGTAGTAGGTACAGATAATAATTCGAAATATGAGAtacagaaatattattttaataaaatatttctttatgaGAATTAGAATTGTGtacaaatttaaacaaatactAACTTAAGTAACATTAATAAGGTAGCTCAGACGCTGACGCAGGCgcaataattcataatttaattaagtttaaaaattaagcACCTATCTAATTAACTAAAATCTTTTTCATTAACATTGTACcttcctataataattattttattttttaactgatCACTctttttaactgttttttttcactttactaTCACTCTCGACGTGTAACTTTCCATTgcgaatttgttttttttataaataaaataagggggcaaacgagtgtttgttgccggccttttaagagggaatatggttaTAGGGgtggatgggaagggaagggaataggggagggtaggaagggaatagggtaggggattgggcctccggtaaactcactcactcggcgaaacacagcgcaagcgctgtttcacgccagttttctgtgagaacgtagtatttctccggtcgtgccggcacattcgtgtcgaagcatggctctcccacgtatagctcTCCCATTTAATCCAGAAGCATCTCCAAaacgtttttttaaaataattagttaaCTATAATTCTCAAGTCTAGCTTTACTGGAACTAGCTAACTGTAAAACGGAAAATGATGAGTCAAATGAAATGTATTATTAcaactaaatatttataaacatcTGCTTTTGTactttactatattttattatataaaaaatatacttactttaactcacttttattatatacaaaatatttaggtagattaggaaaaattatttcaattgtACTTCggtataaagttataaaaaaattatttatgtactatatCTATATTGTAGCCgtaatataatactttaataataatataattaccgGTATTATTaactttgaattttaattttataagacGAACCTTAGAAACAAACTTCAAGGTTCTACAgtcataaattatattacaaaaaaataacaattattttttatttatgataggtaattattaaattttttatagataatTATTACGCATCTGTATTAAGAGGAAGAATAATTAAGAGTTCCCGCAACAGTCAAGACTGTACAtgaaaataatatgtcaaatctTTTTCAACGTATTGTTGTAAtggttttttgtataaaatatgtatactaTTAAATTTGTCATAGTAGaaaaattttaagtttataataatgttaatatttaaatacctgTTTCCATAAAGGTAACAAGACATGTAAAAAAATACAGCAGTGtttctcaaaaaaaaatattgtcataatgcacttcacataatattattataatacgtaataatttaaataaattaaacacaaAAAGGTGTTAAAAAGTTGGCACGTGTCGTTGTTAATATGTTAATAAACGCAGCCGCTTAAAATCGAGCAGCATTGTTGTGACAAGAATGTTGTGAGACAGATTTGCATTAAATTATGTTGCTATCTCATGAACACAACAAAAAATTGTTAACAGGTAGTGCAAAAAATAATTGTGCTACAAGTGGCCATACTTTGCATGTTTGATAGAGACTCGTGGGTAAGAATGGGATGAAATATATACCTATACGttagacaaaaatattaataaccaGGAtgaattaagtaaaatatgatgTGTATGAAATTGTCATAACTAATGAACTGCGTTCATAATTTTCTTACTATTTTGgttcacaatattatattaaacattttaataaaaaatattatgtagagttctaAGAGAATCATGCCAATTGACAccgtttaattaattaaaatagtttatggaaaaagtttgtattttagcataacttttaaaaacttttataaacattttttctaatttaattatttgtttttaattctATATTTACGTTTAATTCCTACAATACTTTATTAAACTTAAGTTATAACGCATTTCTATAATAAAAAGAGCGTTTcgattatgtaattttaaaatttcctttACATTAGTATTGTGCCTGAAAATCATTTACGATTGTGTCATTGATGAAGTGTAAAATGAGTGACGTGAGAGTGAGCCGCATGTAGAGTCTCCGCCGCAGCCGCCGGACGCGCCGATTGGTCCAAATTAAAATTCAATAAGACGAGTTTGATAACATTGTGCAGTAATCGACGTCAAGTAGCGGCCGCACCGAGACACGAGAAAAAGTAGTAGCGCGAATTGTGATGTTTGTAAATAGTGAGGTGGAGGcaggcggcggcgggcgcggcgcgcgggGTCGGGGCGGGCCGGCGCTGGGCGGGGCCGCCCCTCTCCGGCGCCGGCGCGCCGCGGCCCGCCGCCGCTCCGGGCCCAGTCCGCTCCGTGCTGCCGTCGCGCACGCACGCGCATGTCGCTCGCTGTCGAATCCGGTGATGTGAGGTGGCCCCCGCCGCTGCCGCAGCGCCGCGCGATTGACGCGCTTTTTTCGCGATCGAGTGTGCCAGTTGAAGGCTCCAGAGCCTTCGAGCCGGCAAGACGCCGTCCACCGTGGATCTGAGGTACGGCGCCATGGCGGCGACCACGTACATGCCGGGGGAGCTGGACCTCGGCAGCATAGGCGGGTACCACGCTGCCTCGCCGCGCAGCGCCGAGCCCGCCGACATGAAGTACCAGCACCACCTGCACGCGGGCGGCTCGCCCTCGCCCGGCGCGCCCGTGCTCGGCAACCCCTGGGCCTCGCTGCCGCCCGCGGACCCCTGGGCCGTGCACCAGCACCACGCGCACGCGCACCAGCCCGACGTCaagccgcccgcgccgccgcacgACCACCGCCACCTGCAGGGCCACGGCTGGCACGCGCCCGTCGTCTCCGCGCACTACGGCGCCGGCTCGCCCGTGGCGCTGCACGGCGGCTACCCGATGCCGATGCACCAGCACCATATGCTGCGGGACGTGCAGCCCTCGCCGCATCCGCTGCACCATCACCACGCGCTCGAGCGCGACCAGCCCGAGGAGGACACGCCCACGAGCGACGACCTGGAGGCCTTCGCCAAGCAGTTCAAGCAGCGCCGCATCAAGCTCGGCTTCACGCAGGCCGACGTCGGCCTCGCGCTCGGCACGCTGTACGGCAACGTGTTCTCACAGACGACGATATGCCGCTTCGAGGCGCTGCAGCTCAGCTTCAAGAACATGTGCAAACTCAAGCCGCTCCTCCAGAAGTGGCTCGAGGAGGCCGACTCGACGACGGGGAGCCCCACGAGCATCGACAAGATCGCGGCGCAGGGCCGCAAGAGGAAGAAGCGCACGTCCATCGAGGTGTCGGTGAAGGGCGCGCTCGAGCAGCACTTCCACAAGCAGCCGAAGCCGTCGGCGCAGGAGATAACGTCGCTAGCCGACAGCCTGCAGCTCGAGAAGGAGGTCGTGCGCGTGTGGTTCTGCAACAGGCGGCAGAAGGAGAAGCGCATGACGCCGCCGAACACGCTAGGCGGCGAGATGCTGGACGGCATGCACGGCCACTACGGGCACGACGTGCACGGCTCGCCGCCCCTGCACGCGCACTCGCCCGCGCTATCGCCGCCGCACTCCGGCCACTCCGGCCACTCCGGCCACGGGCAGCACGCGCCGCACGCCCCGCACGCGCAGCACGCGCAGCACCAGCTCCAGAGCGCCCACACGCTGGCGGCGCACTAACAGTTCGCCCCGTGGGCGCCACCGCGGCCCTACTACGCGGAGCCGCACTAGCGCCCGCGGGACTGTACATAGCCGGCGCGGGCCGGCCCTCGCCCTCGCGCTGTACATAGTTCGCGAATGCCGAGTTTGAGTTGTTTGAGTTGACCGGCCCCGTGGGGCCGAGTGAGTGCCGCCGagtcgccgccgccgccgcgccgccgccggccgCTCGGTAAGTACCCCGGTGCGACCGGCGCCGGCCCCCGACGATATTGTGAGAGACGATTTCATCGAATTTATTTATAGATTGTACTAAAATTAACGACGCCAATGCGGACCTGCCGCCGTAGGGACTCGCGGTGTGTTCGAAGCCGTCGGAACTGTTAATCGTGGCTGACGACGGCCGCAGTGTACGGACGAATCGGGTCGAGGCTTCGTTTCGTTACAGAAATAGGATTGAGTCAATAggtgcaatttttattttaagtggTCGACGAAGCctcgcggcgcggcgcggtggCCAACGTCGCCTCCGCGCGGCGCCGCTCGGCCCCGCTTCCgtaatttattaaagttaagcaGACACGATGCCAAAATGGTTTTATTCCTGTTTACTaatgttttgttgttttttcttttatgtgTAATCGTGGCCAAGTCCGGtacttaattttgtttatagatatttttttatataattgtatCGTCGATGTAGTAAGATCTGTTCAAAATTACAAGGAATAGGAAGTGCGAAGTTGAGTGCGCCCCGGCCCCGCGTTTCGTTCTCAGATGTGAACTCTCGTAGACATGTTTTAGAATCTTTTTAATGGCAAGTGAGTGGAAGTGTGCTCCTGGCCGCTCTACCTAGAGCCGGGGCCGCGGGCGCCGCGCCGGCTCAAACCAAACTGttgtaaatgtaattaattcgtTATTCTCAACGAAGTTGACAAGTCGAAATGTATATAACTGTATAGAGTATAATAGGTAATAAAGACGGCAGCGGTAGTGAACGCCTCTAGTAGGTAAATAATGAATAATTAgacttaaaatgttttatattattatctaagtatttaaataaaccaGAGTAAATATTTTACACGGTCGTATTATTTGACTCAGGTCAACGAAATCCAAGCTCCGATTGGGATAGAGGGATGTTTTTTGTGCGGCGCAGGTAGAGTCGGGCCGGCGGGTGCGGCGCGACTCTACGTGTGTAACATTGGCACGGTTTGTTTGAGTTTGTTTAGTGATTAATGCGGAGTCGCGGCCGCGAACAGGTTGTACCTGCGGCTCGCGAAACCGTACCCGTCTCAGATTGTAATAATCGTAAACATCTCCTACTTACGATTCAAGTTTTTCCCGAGAAGCCCACTGACATACATTGCCactgtttatttaaatttataaacgTGCACGTTTTACTTAAAGTTTATCATGAAATAGGAAAGATTTCATTGATAAggaaaaaacaaataatattcgAAACAATCCATTGATTGAAAATTTAGCTCTACATATTGTGAGCTCTACGATATCTTGAATTATTCATATAagctaattttatttacttgCGATTACGTCTTATTAAGCTGCTGATAACATCTAAAAGTAAATATGTTTACGTCGAGTGATTGTGCTATAAAGATTTAATAAGTGAATGCTAAATACATGTTTAGTGGCAAAAATATACGaaatatatttctatatttgtgctataaataacaataataacgtGTTTTTAATGAGCT
This region includes:
- the LOC121731101 gene encoding silk gland factor 3, which codes for MAATTYMPGELDLGSIGGYHAASPRSAEPADMKYQHHLHAGGSPSPGAPVLGNPWASLPPADPWAVHQHHAHAHQPDVKPPAPPHDHRHLQGHGWHAPVVSAHYGAGSPVALHGGYPMPMHQHHMLRDVQPSPHPLHHHHALERDQPEEDTPTSDDLEAFAKQFKQRRIKLGFTQADVGLALGTLYGNVFSQTTICRFEALQLSFKNMCKLKPLLQKWLEEADSTTGSPTSIDKIAAQGRKRKKRTSIEVSVKGALEQHFHKQPKPSAQEITSLADSLQLEKEVVRVWFCNRRQKEKRMTPPNTLGGEMLDGMHGHYGHDVHGSPPLHAHSPALSPPHSGHSGHSGHGQHAPHAPHAQHAQHQLQSAHTLAAH